The stretch of DNA TCGGCCCCAGTTTGAATCAACACTATGTCAAGTGGTTTGATTTGATAATCGATCCTATTCAGCTCATTCTTGACATCTGTTTCGGTGATTCTGTCCCCATCAGCTTTATGCCTGAAATCCAACAGAACCCCGTCGTTGAAACACCAGTCCAAAGGGACCTCGTCTATCGTAAGCGCCTTCTTGCCCTTGTCCATGGTGGGATGATAATGAAAGGGAGCATCAAGATGTGTGCCACTATGGGTGGTCAGAGTCAGAAATTCCATGGCCCAGCCCATCCCCTCAGGTAATTGATCTTTCCTAAGTCCAGGAAAAAATTCGGTCATCTGATCTGCGCCTTGAGCGTGATCCACATAGTCGATACGAGGTATCATAAGTGGTGGATCAGAAGGCAAACCAGCTTCTATAGAAACACTCAAATCAACCAGACGCCTGTGAGCCATCAGTTTCCTTTCCAGTCAGAACACCCTGGAGAAATATTCGGGCGCATTCTTCACTCAGGGCATCTACAGTGACAAATTCCATTCTCTTCATGACATTCTTGTAAATGGCCAAGTTTGAAATCATGGCCTGGTAACAGAATATGATAGTCCGGGGATCCATTTTCCTGAATACGCCTTCATCAACCCGATTGGCGACATATTCGGCCAATCGACTAATCATTAGGGCGTCTTTGGCGTGAAAATGTTTTTGATGGAAACTATCTTCTCTGAGTCTCGCATACATCAGGATTTTAAAAATTTCCCGATCTTCGCGGTTCACAGTGTGTTTAAGTATGTGATAAGCAAAAGCCTTAAACACAGCAAAATC from Desulfomonilaceae bacterium encodes:
- a CDS encoding cyclase family protein, whose protein sequence is MAHRRLVDLSVSIEAGLPSDPPLMIPRIDYVDHAQGADQMTEFFPGLRKDQLPEGMGWAMEFLTLTTHSGTHLDAPFHYHPTMDKGKKALTIDEVPLDWCFNDGVLLDFRHKADGDRITETDVKNELNRIDYQIKPLDIVLIQTGADQKWGTPEYLLAGAGMDRDSTLYLTEKGVRVVGIDAWSWDRPLPYLAKEFKETGDPKVIWEAHFSGIEIGYCHMEKLANLSSIGRSTGFTVCCFPVKIKGASAGWTRPVAIVDED
- a CDS encoding TetR/AcrR family transcriptional regulator, producing the protein MRQKKLSSEDRKIQVLAAARSLFARGGFAEVTLDDIAAMVGISRPRVIQLFGSKRNIYEAIAETAYRSHPMDRDLTGPMERKDDFAVFKAFAYHILKHTVNREDREIFKILMYARLREDSFHQKHFHAKDALMISRLAEYVANRVDEGVFRKMDPRTIIFCYQAMISNLAIYKNVMKRMEFVTVDALSEECARIFLQGVLTGKETDGSQASG